In Archangium violaceum, the following are encoded in one genomic region:
- a CDS encoding GAF domain-containing protein: MTSDRSKLRAENEALRHQVATLRQELRCLEEQTSLLVNLCVTSHRLHETANRRELLDILREIINNIVGSEELGIFELDAKRSALSLVHSMGIDPAGFQSIPLGSGVIGHTALTGKTFIASDGACPTVTGLEPGLTACIPLRCFGGHVWGVIAIFGMLPQKPALKPEDRELFALLERQAGMVLAMTRPD, from the coding sequence ATGACCTCGGACCGATCCAAGCTGCGGGCGGAGAACGAGGCCCTGCGACACCAGGTAGCCACCCTGCGCCAGGAGCTGAGGTGCCTCGAGGAGCAGACGTCCCTCCTGGTGAACCTCTGCGTGACCAGCCACCGGCTGCACGAGACGGCCAACCGGCGGGAGCTGCTCGACATCCTCCGCGAGATCATCAACAACATCGTCGGCTCGGAGGAGCTGGGAATCTTCGAGCTCGACGCGAAACGCTCGGCGCTGAGCCTGGTGCACTCGATGGGGATCGACCCGGCGGGCTTCCAGTCCATCCCCCTGGGCTCCGGTGTCATCGGGCACACGGCACTCACCGGAAAGACATTCATCGCGAGCGATGGCGCATGTCCCACGGTCACCGGGCTCGAGCCGGGGCTGACCGCCTGCATCCCGCTGCGCTGCTTCGGCGGCCACGTCTGGGGGGTCATCGCCATCTTCGGAATGCTGCCGCAGAAGCCCGCGCTCAAACCCGAGGACCGGGAGCTCTTCGCGCTGCTGGAGCGGCAAGCCGGCATGGTCCTCGCCATGACCCGGCCCGACTGA
- a CDS encoding helix-turn-helix domain-containing protein, which produces MPVKGRGKKREQAGKTEAPPPEAPSSEEEWAYEVAHAESSTDLAPIVGRNLRRLRTHRGLSLERLAKASGVSRAMLGQIELGQSAPTINVIWKIARALGIPFSALISTTAQSGTRLMRISQAKRLASHDGSFSSRALFPFDEPRRVEFYELRLAAHAVEQADAHPPGTLENLVVTAGTVEIDRGDEHHVLSAGDAILFEADVAHVYRNTGNVDAVMYLVMTYAETVG; this is translated from the coding sequence GTGCCCGTGAAGGGTCGGGGAAAGAAGCGGGAGCAGGCCGGGAAGACGGAGGCACCGCCGCCCGAGGCCCCTTCCTCCGAGGAGGAGTGGGCGTACGAGGTGGCGCACGCCGAGTCGTCGACCGACCTGGCGCCCATCGTGGGTCGCAACCTGCGCCGTCTGCGCACGCACCGGGGCCTGTCCCTGGAGCGGCTGGCCAAGGCGTCCGGGGTGAGCCGGGCCATGCTCGGGCAGATCGAGCTGGGGCAGAGCGCGCCCACCATCAACGTCATCTGGAAGATCGCCCGGGCGCTGGGCATCCCCTTCTCGGCGCTGATCAGCACCACGGCGCAGAGTGGCACCCGGTTGATGCGGATCTCGCAGGCCAAGCGGCTCGCCTCGCATGACGGGAGCTTCAGCTCGCGGGCGCTCTTCCCGTTCGACGAGCCCCGGCGTGTCGAGTTCTACGAGCTGCGCCTGGCGGCGCACGCGGTGGAGCAGGCGGACGCGCACCCGCCGGGGACGCTGGAGAACCTGGTGGTGACGGCGGGGACGGTGGAGATCGACCGGGGCGACGAGCACCACGTGCTGTCCGCGGGAGACGCCATCCTGTTCGAGGCGGACGTGGCGCACGTCTACCGGAACACGGGCAACGTGGATGCGGTGATGTACCTGGTGATGACGTACGCGGAGACGGTCGGCTAG
- a CDS encoding response regulator, whose amino-acid sequence MTRKKILLVDDSNTVLLMHRMMLSGGSYDLLIARDGAEAVDLALRERPDLIFMDVIMPRMDGFQACKRIRENPEMKSTPIIMVTTRGEPHNVRTGYESGCTDYITKPFDKSELMARLRNHLGE is encoded by the coding sequence ATGACACGAAAGAAGATCCTCCTGGTGGATGACTCGAACACCGTCCTGCTCATGCATCGGATGATGCTGAGTGGCGGCAGCTACGATCTGCTGATCGCCCGGGATGGCGCGGAGGCGGTGGACCTGGCGCTGCGCGAACGACCGGATCTCATCTTCATGGATGTGATCATGCCCCGGATGGATGGGTTCCAGGCCTGCAAGCGGATCCGCGAGAACCCGGAGATGAAGTCCACCCCCATCATCATGGTCACCACCCGTGGAGAGCCCCACAACGTGCGGACGGGCTACGAGAGCGGCTGCACCGACTACATCACCAAACCCTTCGACAAGAGCGAGCTGATGGCCAGGCTGCGCAACCACCTGGGCGAGTAG
- a CDS encoding chemotaxis protein CheA, producing MEFDHDALLNAFLLECDELLSLMEEQLIGLEQEPEQPERLQTIFRAAHTLKGNATCVELPAFAEFAHGVEDLLERLRTGALAASHEVVSLLLSAVDAMRELRRQIPGKQVVLTPHHRGLMGVMAGWARDASADGAPAVDVKTASSASPPPEPSGRKLLAEEERARSLRVGINKLDRMLDLLGELSIAQEGVAALVEGGHSREELREATRAGERLLRELQELVMKVRMVPLGPTFRQYVRTVRDLAEARDKQVELVFEGEDVEMDTAVVDNVRDPLLHMLRNAIDHGIETPAVRRTRGKPATARITLRASHDSGGILIEVIDDGAGLDKARIIERAQALGLAREPENLPEEELFSLIFAPGFSTAREITPMSGRGVGMDVVRRNVEALRGKVSVQSREGHGVTITLRLPLTFAIIDGFMVGVGPDTYVIPLDAVQECIELPANARGRTGERAGVLNLRGEPLPFLRLRHLFSHDEAEAPPRESMVIVQHPQGKVGLVVDTLLGEGQTVIKPLGSMFKDLPCISGASILGNGRIALILDVTAILREATRRPSAPGSLATPA from the coding sequence ATGGAATTCGATCACGACGCGCTCCTGAATGCCTTCCTCCTCGAGTGCGATGAGCTTCTCTCCCTCATGGAGGAGCAGCTCATCGGCCTGGAGCAGGAGCCGGAGCAGCCCGAGCGGCTGCAGACCATCTTCCGCGCGGCCCATACCCTCAAGGGCAACGCCACGTGTGTGGAGCTCCCCGCCTTCGCCGAGTTCGCGCACGGGGTCGAGGATCTGCTCGAGCGCCTGCGCACCGGGGCGCTCGCCGCGTCACACGAGGTCGTCTCCCTCCTGCTCTCGGCCGTGGATGCGATGCGGGAGCTCCGCCGACAGATCCCTGGCAAGCAGGTGGTGCTGACCCCCCATCACCGCGGACTGATGGGGGTCATGGCCGGATGGGCTCGAGATGCGTCGGCGGACGGAGCGCCGGCCGTCGACGTGAAGACGGCCTCCTCCGCGAGCCCTCCGCCCGAGCCCTCCGGACGCAAGCTCCTCGCCGAGGAGGAGCGGGCCCGGAGCCTCCGGGTGGGCATCAACAAGCTCGATCGGATGCTGGATCTCCTCGGAGAGCTCTCCATCGCCCAGGAGGGGGTGGCGGCGCTGGTCGAGGGGGGACACTCGCGGGAGGAGCTGCGGGAGGCGACCCGCGCGGGCGAACGCCTGCTGCGCGAGCTTCAGGAACTGGTGATGAAGGTGCGGATGGTGCCGCTCGGCCCCACGTTCCGCCAGTACGTGCGCACCGTGCGAGACCTGGCCGAGGCTCGGGACAAGCAGGTCGAGCTCGTCTTCGAGGGCGAGGACGTGGAGATGGACACCGCGGTGGTCGACAACGTGCGCGATCCGCTGCTGCACATGCTGCGCAACGCCATCGACCATGGCATCGAGACCCCGGCCGTGCGGCGGACGCGGGGCAAGCCCGCCACCGCACGCATCACGCTCCGTGCCTCCCACGACTCCGGCGGCATCCTCATCGAGGTCATCGACGACGGAGCGGGCCTCGACAAGGCGCGGATCATCGAGCGGGCCCAGGCCCTCGGCCTCGCCCGGGAGCCCGAGAACCTGCCGGAGGAGGAGCTCTTCTCGCTCATCTTCGCGCCGGGCTTCTCCACCGCGCGGGAGATCACCCCCATGTCCGGCCGGGGCGTGGGAATGGACGTGGTGCGCCGCAACGTGGAAGCCCTGCGGGGCAAGGTCTCCGTCCAGAGCCGGGAGGGACACGGGGTGACGATCACCCTCCGGCTCCCGCTCACGTTCGCCATCATCGACGGGTTCATGGTGGGCGTCGGCCCGGACACGTACGTCATCCCGCTCGACGCCGTCCAGGAGTGCATCGAGCTGCCCGCGAACGCACGGGGACGGACCGGAGAGCGCGCGGGCGTGCTGAACCTTCGGGGAGAGCCGCTCCCCTTCCTCAGGCTGCGTCACCTCTTCTCGCATGACGAGGCGGAGGCGCCTCCCCGGGAGAGCATGGTCATCGTCCAGCACCCGCAGGGCAAGGTCGGGCTGGTCGTGGACACGCTCCTCGGGGAAGGCCAGACGGTCATCAAGCCCCTGGGGTCGATGTTCAAGGACCTCCCCTGCATCTCCGGGGCGAGCATCCTGGGCAACGGACGGATCGCGCTGATCCTCGACGTCACCGCCATCCTGCGCGAGGCCACCCGGAGGCCCTCCGCGCCCGGCTCGCTCGCCACACCCGCCTGA
- a CDS encoding response regulator, whose translation MSSSGGVLLVEGESPFRMLTLQAIQAAGRECFAVGDLATALEEAKRVRPHLIVLDCASIMPGDEQLLARVEELRRLTGAPLIILAGLDTPTEFIESLSRVGGEDCLFKPLQTRQLQLRLEAASSPRPPSAHPLARWGAKTVSLVHGRGTFAQRTGELLEQSGYHVRYESLEDERAAREESGVDLHILCTDSREELAHALQLRQPAGLPPGSRWFLICTEGPGHLATHTGGTLIAGFDMARVLPEQIIQKANAWFSRAIDALQPEARVPFFCPVEYREAGNIFGSWSSCFSYDLSPGGIFLRTLVPARPGAAVELKIHLTTLRMELLGSGVVAWSNAYAPRKTASYPTGMGVHFLGMSPRGLAQLRELCGVDPTARKPV comes from the coding sequence ATGAGCAGCAGTGGGGGGGTGCTCCTCGTCGAGGGCGAGAGCCCATTCCGGATGCTGACCCTCCAGGCGATCCAGGCCGCGGGCCGCGAGTGTTTCGCGGTGGGCGACCTGGCGACGGCCTTGGAGGAGGCGAAGCGGGTACGTCCGCACCTCATCGTCCTGGACTGCGCCTCCATCATGCCGGGCGATGAGCAGCTGCTCGCGCGAGTCGAGGAGCTGCGTCGTCTGACGGGAGCGCCCCTGATCATCCTGGCCGGTCTCGATACTCCCACCGAGTTCATCGAGAGCCTCAGCCGGGTGGGAGGCGAGGACTGCCTGTTCAAGCCACTGCAGACCCGCCAGCTCCAGCTGCGTCTGGAAGCCGCCTCCTCCCCCAGGCCCCCCAGCGCCCATCCCCTCGCACGCTGGGGGGCGAAGACCGTCTCCCTCGTTCATGGAAGGGGGACCTTCGCCCAGCGGACCGGCGAGCTGCTCGAACAGAGTGGCTACCACGTACGCTACGAGTCGCTCGAGGACGAGCGCGCGGCGCGCGAGGAGTCCGGCGTGGATCTGCACATCCTCTGCACCGACTCCCGCGAGGAGCTCGCCCACGCGCTCCAGTTGCGCCAACCAGCGGGGCTTCCCCCGGGGTCGCGCTGGTTCCTCATCTGCACCGAGGGGCCCGGACACCTCGCCACCCATACGGGCGGGACGTTGATCGCCGGTTTCGACATGGCCCGGGTCCTCCCGGAGCAGATCATCCAGAAGGCCAATGCCTGGTTCTCCAGGGCCATCGATGCCCTCCAGCCCGAGGCGCGGGTGCCCTTCTTCTGTCCGGTCGAATACCGCGAGGCGGGCAACATCTTCGGCAGCTGGAGCTCCTGTTTCTCCTATGACCTCAGCCCGGGGGGCATCTTCCTGCGCACGCTCGTGCCGGCGCGACCGGGGGCCGCGGTGGAGCTGAAGATCCACCTGACGACCTTGCGCATGGAGCTGCTCGGCTCGGGGGTCGTGGCGTGGTCCAACGCCTACGCTCCCCGGAAGACCGCTTCCTACCCGACGGGCATGGGCGTGCATTTCCTCGGCATGAGCCCCAGGGGCCTGGCCCAGTTGCGTGAGCTGTGCGGTGTGGACCCCACCGCACGCAAGCCGGTTTGA
- a CDS encoding serine/threonine protein kinase yields the protein MSAASRSPVTFGQYTLIDRLAVGGMAEVFLAHHSGPDGFDKPVVIKRIRPHLSGQSAFVRMFLNEARLAAQLNHPNIVQIHDLGKVGDSYYIGMEYLFGRDMRRVVPKAESLGIPFPMVYALKIASSVCEGLYYAHQKVDLYGAPLNIVHRDVTPENIFVCFDGSVKVLDFGIAKAANRVEQTRAGELRGKLSYLSPEQCLGKPLDHRSDIFSLGAVLYEWLTGFKLFTGESDVAVMRSIVDGKVYAPSYFRADIPEPVEAILMKALERDRDKRYPTAWHFQQDLDRFLNTYEFTPTHLHLSNFLKQLFLDELEEEQRRLRPGAVPAVPAAPTTEPEMEEAPSERILQVSLTASQLEALEALARKHNVPVSRMVGDILASWLKYR from the coding sequence ATGTCCGCAGCCTCTCGCTCGCCCGTCACGTTCGGCCAGTACACGCTCATCGACCGCCTCGCCGTGGGGGGGATGGCGGAGGTGTTCCTCGCCCACCACTCGGGGCCGGACGGCTTCGACAAGCCCGTCGTCATCAAGCGGATCCGCCCGCACCTGTCCGGGCAGTCGGCCTTCGTGCGCATGTTCCTCAACGAGGCCCGGCTGGCCGCCCAGCTCAACCACCCCAACATCGTGCAGATCCACGACCTGGGGAAGGTGGGTGACAGCTACTACATCGGCATGGAGTACCTCTTCGGCCGGGACATGAGGCGGGTCGTCCCCAAGGCCGAGTCCCTGGGGATTCCCTTCCCCATGGTGTACGCGCTGAAGATCGCCTCCTCCGTGTGCGAGGGCCTCTACTACGCGCACCAGAAGGTGGACCTGTACGGCGCCCCGCTGAACATCGTCCACCGGGACGTGACGCCGGAGAACATCTTCGTGTGTTTCGACGGCTCGGTGAAGGTGCTGGACTTCGGCATCGCCAAGGCGGCCAACCGGGTGGAGCAGACGCGCGCGGGCGAGCTGCGGGGCAAGCTCAGCTACCTCAGCCCCGAGCAGTGTCTGGGCAAGCCCCTGGACCACCGCAGCGACATCTTCTCCCTGGGTGCCGTCCTCTACGAGTGGCTCACCGGCTTCAAGCTCTTCACCGGCGAGTCCGACGTGGCCGTCATGCGCAGCATCGTCGATGGCAAGGTGTACGCGCCCTCGTACTTCCGCGCGGACATCCCCGAGCCCGTGGAGGCCATCCTCATGAAGGCGCTGGAGCGCGACCGCGACAAGCGCTACCCCACCGCCTGGCACTTCCAGCAGGACCTGGACCGCTTCCTCAACACCTACGAGTTCACTCCCACCCACCTCCACCTCTCCAACTTCCTCAAGCAGCTCTTCCTCGACGAGCTGGAGGAGGAGCAGCGGCGCCTGCGCCCCGGGGCCGTGCCCGCCGTGCCCGCCGCGCCCACCACGGAGCCGGAGATGGAGGAGGCCCCCTCCGAGCGCATCCTCCAGGTGTCCCTCACCGCCTCGCAGCTGGAGGCCCTGGAGGCGCTCGCCCGCAAGCACAACGTCCCCGTGAGTCGCATGGTGGGCGACATCCTCGCGAGCTGGCTCAAGTACCGCTGA
- a CDS encoding RNA polymerase sigma factor: MSADPREEGPGSFPPTRWTLIRSAKASPEARRAALESLLRTYWRPLYVFMRRQGLDSEAARDAVQDLLMRLLEHEFLERLSPEKGRLRGYLLTAARNHLVHRHERESAARRGGGVAALPLDFELAERIASEDAQGPDEAFEREWAASVMERALERLKSEYDRGARSGPFALVLQFFRPGEPPSYREAAAAYGMSLPQLKTFLHRARVRYRELVREEVVDTVDAPEEAEAELAELLRVLKR, from the coding sequence ATGAGCGCAGATCCGCGAGAGGAAGGGCCGGGCTCCTTTCCGCCCACGCGTTGGACTCTCATCCGCTCGGCGAAGGCTTCCCCGGAGGCCCGCCGCGCGGCGCTGGAGTCGCTGCTGCGCACCTACTGGCGCCCGCTCTACGTCTTCATGCGGCGCCAGGGGTTGGACTCGGAGGCCGCGCGTGACGCCGTGCAGGACCTGCTCATGCGGCTGTTGGAGCACGAGTTCCTCGAGCGGTTGAGTCCCGAGAAGGGCCGGCTGCGGGGCTATCTGCTGACGGCGGCCCGCAACCACCTCGTCCACCGGCACGAGCGCGAGAGTGCCGCCCGGCGTGGGGGTGGGGTGGCCGCGTTGCCGCTGGACTTCGAGCTGGCGGAGCGGATCGCCTCCGAGGACGCGCAGGGACCGGACGAGGCCTTCGAGCGGGAGTGGGCGGCGAGCGTCATGGAGCGGGCGCTGGAGCGGCTGAAGTCCGAGTACGACAGGGGTGCGCGCAGCGGCCCCTTCGCGTTGGTGCTCCAGTTCTTCCGTCCGGGCGAGCCGCCGAGCTACCGGGAGGCCGCGGCGGCGTACGGCATGTCGCTGCCGCAGCTCAAGACGTTCCTCCACCGGGCGCGAGTGCGCTACCGCGAGCTGGTGCGCGAGGAGGTGGTGGACACTGTGGATGCGCCCGAGGAGGCGGAGGCGGAGCTGGCGGAGCTGCTGCGGGTGCTGAAGCGATGA
- the truA gene encoding tRNA pseudouridine(38-40) synthase TruA yields the protein MPRLKLTLEYDGTRYVGWQVQPNGVSIQARLLGALEQLLGERVAVEAAGRTDAGVHATGQVVCFDTERTLPLKAYWKGLNGFLPEDIAVVRAEEVPADFDPRRWSHGKRYRYRVSNRPTRSPLRRFTHWEVFSPLAVEAMQRAATHLVGRHDFSAFRASDCQAAHAMREVRRVDVQGTSGDELSFTIEGTAFLKHMVRNLVGTLVEVGKGRRPEAWVAEVLAARERKRAGPTAPAHGLVMEEVFYGEGPPPRTPGGTADGDDEE from the coding sequence ATGCCCCGGCTCAAGCTGACGCTCGAATACGACGGCACCCGGTACGTGGGGTGGCAGGTGCAGCCCAACGGGGTCTCCATCCAGGCCCGGCTTTTGGGGGCGCTGGAGCAGCTGCTCGGTGAGCGGGTGGCCGTGGAGGCGGCGGGACGCACGGACGCGGGCGTGCATGCCACCGGGCAGGTGGTGTGCTTCGACACGGAGCGCACCCTGCCGCTCAAGGCGTACTGGAAGGGGCTCAACGGCTTCCTCCCGGAGGACATCGCCGTCGTCCGCGCCGAGGAGGTGCCCGCGGATTTCGACCCGCGCCGCTGGTCCCACGGCAAGCGCTACCGCTACCGGGTGAGCAACAGGCCCACGCGCTCGCCCCTGCGCCGCTTCACCCACTGGGAGGTCTTCTCCCCCCTGGCGGTCGAGGCCATGCAACGCGCCGCCACGCACCTGGTGGGCCGGCACGACTTCTCCGCCTTCCGGGCCTCGGACTGCCAGGCCGCCCACGCCATGCGCGAGGTGCGCCGGGTGGACGTCCAGGGCACCTCCGGCGACGAGCTCTCCTTCACCATCGAGGGCACCGCCTTCCTCAAGCACATGGTGCGCAACCTCGTGGGCACCCTGGTGGAGGTGGGCAAGGGGCGCCGCCCCGAGGCCTGGGTGGCCGAGGTGCTCGCCGCGAGGGAGCGCAAGCGCGCCGGCCCCACCGCGCCGGCCCATGGGCTCGTCATGGAGGAGGTCTTCTATGGAGAAGGCCCGCCTCCTCGCACCCCGGGCGGCACGGCGGACGGGGATGACGAGGAGTGA
- a CDS encoding translation initiation factor, translated as MTKQKDKGFNNPFARLEGLRDTLPSTKPQVRREDFPEEPPPQGPERAVVRLEAGRGDKEVTVVEGLGLPGAELEAWLQALQRGLACRGSVEGERLVLQGDHRFTLPDLLLRRGVKRVVHG; from the coding sequence ATGACGAAGCAGAAGGACAAGGGCTTCAACAACCCGTTCGCCCGGCTCGAGGGCCTGCGCGACACCCTGCCCTCCACGAAGCCCCAGGTGCGGCGGGAGGACTTCCCCGAGGAGCCTCCGCCCCAGGGTCCCGAGCGCGCGGTGGTGCGGCTCGAGGCCGGCCGCGGCGACAAGGAGGTGACGGTGGTGGAGGGGCTGGGCCTGCCCGGGGCCGAGCTGGAGGCGTGGCTGCAAGCCCTACAGCGGGGCCTCGCCTGTCGTGGCTCGGTGGAGGGCGAGCGGCTGGTGCTCCAGGGAGACCACCGCTTCACGCTGCCCGACCTGCTGCTGCGCCGGGGCGTCAAGCGCGTGGTGCACGGCTGA
- a CDS encoding serine/threonine-protein kinase: MAESPIDSICPEENFVRDAASGRFPEAEVARLIDHAERCPACNPLLVRSGISSTSSSEEVPTNVVPAPAPLPENPPRKELPRGALVGRYMVLEKLGSGGMGVVYAAYDPELDRKLALKLLHVESDQVEKSGGQARLLREAQALARLAHPHVISIYDVGTWEERVFIAMELVEGPSLRDWLKQGLRPWREVVEVFVSAGQGLAAAHAAGLVHRDFKPDNVLLGKDGRVRVLDFGLARQASATEEPLPPQSEASWPERGSSPLDTPLTRVGLVIGTPAYMAPELYSGGVLDTRADQFSYCVALYEALYGERPFGRTPGPPSTWRTPEPPRDGRVPASVRRIVLRGLDQDPSQRFPSMTALLEALGHTLPMRQRYWLVTAASLLLLSLAVGLPLQMRSSAEPPCRGAVRRMEGLWDGPRQAALAQVFHATGKPNADESWARTARVLDTYAQGWVSMHTEACEATRVRGEQSDEVLSLRMACLERRRQSLQALVDVYAHAEPALVDQAARAAHSLPPLDGCANVEALRAPVRPPEDPATLEKVEGLRLRFAQARALFDSGQFKPALERIRTLAQETEALHYRPLEAEVLELRGALEEKAGDFAASEASLRQAVLAAEAGGHDEVIASAAARLVRSGMLQARFESGHEWAEHARAVLERMGGDDRIEAFVLNALGAIYLRQDRMDESLEHFRRVVALRQKVYPPEHPEVAAAYNNLGAALTKMGRFEEARQQLAQAQAIYEKALGPTHPETGNALHNLGRMSQNLGDDAAALRYFQGALAAREAGLGREHPEVGATLGSMGVSYCYLRQYAECLEVAERSLAIRTKAFGSMHTELPTSLMKAGDALEGLGRKAEALERYQHALRVAEGIKAPSPPDVVTASVKLAEALRARGKSAEALPLLQRALALADKELGRDSSDSAFALAALADWYLAGGQHRQALEHYQRALAIEEKTNPPKHPDLFGPLAGIGRSQMALGAPAQAVAPLERALELVDSPRIGPEEAAELRFLLARALWDSGGGQERARELASRAREVLQQAHQEPEAARVAAWLEAHGGR; the protein is encoded by the coding sequence ATGGCGGAAAGCCCGATCGACAGCATCTGCCCCGAGGAGAACTTCGTGCGGGACGCCGCCTCGGGGCGGTTCCCGGAGGCGGAGGTCGCGCGGCTCATCGACCATGCGGAGCGGTGTCCCGCATGCAACCCGTTGCTGGTGCGCAGTGGCATCTCGAGCACCTCCTCCTCCGAGGAGGTCCCCACCAACGTGGTGCCAGCACCGGCGCCGCTGCCCGAGAACCCTCCCCGCAAGGAGCTCCCGCGCGGCGCGCTGGTGGGCCGCTACATGGTGCTGGAGAAGCTGGGGTCCGGCGGCATGGGCGTGGTGTACGCCGCGTATGACCCCGAGCTGGACCGCAAGCTCGCCCTCAAGCTGCTCCACGTGGAGTCCGACCAGGTGGAGAAGAGCGGTGGACAGGCCCGGCTGCTGCGCGAGGCGCAGGCCCTGGCGCGCCTGGCCCATCCCCACGTCATCTCCATCTACGACGTGGGGACGTGGGAGGAGCGCGTCTTCATCGCGATGGAGCTGGTGGAGGGGCCCTCGCTGCGCGACTGGCTCAAGCAGGGGCTACGTCCCTGGCGCGAGGTGGTGGAGGTCTTCGTCTCGGCGGGACAGGGGCTCGCGGCGGCGCACGCGGCGGGCCTGGTGCACCGCGACTTCAAGCCGGACAACGTGCTGCTGGGCAAGGACGGGCGGGTGAGGGTGCTGGACTTCGGCCTGGCCCGCCAGGCGTCGGCCACCGAGGAGCCCCTTCCTCCGCAGAGCGAGGCGTCCTGGCCCGAGCGGGGCAGCTCTCCGCTGGACACGCCCCTGACCCGGGTGGGACTCGTCATTGGCACGCCGGCCTACATGGCGCCGGAGTTGTACAGCGGAGGCGTCCTCGACACGCGGGCGGACCAGTTCAGCTACTGCGTGGCCCTCTACGAGGCACTCTATGGAGAGCGGCCCTTTGGCCGTACCCCGGGCCCGCCCTCCACCTGGCGCACCCCGGAGCCGCCCCGGGACGGACGGGTGCCCGCCAGCGTGCGGCGCATCGTGCTGCGCGGGCTCGATCAGGATCCCTCCCAGCGCTTCCCCTCCATGACGGCGCTGCTCGAGGCGCTCGGCCACACCCTGCCGATGCGCCAGCGGTACTGGCTGGTGACCGCCGCCAGCCTCCTGCTGCTCTCCCTGGCCGTGGGGTTGCCCCTCCAGATGAGGTCCTCTGCCGAGCCTCCCTGCCGGGGGGCCGTCCGCCGCATGGAGGGGCTGTGGGACGGTCCCCGCCAGGCGGCGCTCGCCCAGGTCTTCCACGCCACCGGCAAGCCCAACGCGGACGAGTCCTGGGCGCGCACGGCGCGCGTGCTGGACACCTACGCCCAGGGCTGGGTGTCCATGCACACCGAGGCCTGTGAGGCCACCCGGGTCCGCGGCGAGCAGTCCGACGAGGTGCTCTCGCTGCGCATGGCCTGTCTGGAGCGGCGGCGGCAGTCGCTCCAGGCCCTCGTCGACGTCTACGCCCACGCCGAGCCGGCGCTGGTGGATCAGGCGGCCAGGGCGGCCCACTCGCTGCCTCCCCTGGACGGGTGCGCCAACGTGGAGGCGCTGCGGGCCCCCGTCCGCCCACCGGAGGATCCGGCCACCCTGGAGAAGGTGGAGGGGCTGCGGTTGCGCTTCGCCCAGGCCCGGGCCCTCTTCGACAGCGGCCAGTTCAAGCCCGCCCTGGAGCGCATCCGGACCCTCGCCCAGGAGACGGAGGCCCTGCACTACCGTCCGCTGGAGGCGGAGGTGCTCGAGCTGCGCGGCGCCCTGGAGGAGAAGGCCGGGGACTTCGCCGCGTCCGAGGCTTCGCTCCGGCAGGCGGTGTTGGCCGCGGAGGCGGGGGGGCACGACGAGGTCATCGCCTCGGCCGCCGCGCGCCTGGTGCGCTCGGGGATGCTCCAGGCCCGGTTCGAGTCCGGCCACGAGTGGGCCGAGCATGCCCGCGCGGTGCTGGAGCGGATGGGAGGGGATGACCGCATCGAGGCCTTCGTCCTCAACGCGCTGGGGGCCATCTACCTGCGCCAGGACAGGATGGACGAGTCGCTGGAGCACTTCCGCCGGGTGGTGGCCCTGCGCCAGAAGGTGTATCCGCCCGAGCACCCGGAGGTGGCGGCGGCCTACAACAACCTGGGGGCGGCGCTCACCAAGATGGGCCGATTCGAGGAGGCGCGCCAGCAGCTGGCCCAGGCGCAGGCCATCTACGAGAAGGCCCTGGGCCCCACGCATCCGGAGACGGGCAACGCGCTGCACAACCTGGGGCGCATGTCGCAGAACCTCGGGGATGACGCGGCGGCCCTGCGTTACTTCCAAGGCGCCCTGGCGGCGCGCGAGGCGGGGCTGGGCCGGGAGCATCCGGAGGTGGGCGCGACGTTGGGCTCCATGGGCGTCAGCTACTGCTACCTGCGCCAGTACGCGGAGTGCCTCGAGGTCGCCGAGCGGAGTCTGGCCATCCGGACGAAGGCCTTCGGCTCCATGCACACGGAGCTGCCGACCAGTCTGATGAAGGCGGGAGATGCCCTGGAGGGGCTGGGCAGGAAGGCCGAGGCGCTGGAGCGCTACCAGCATGCGCTGCGGGTGGCGGAGGGGATCAAGGCGCCCTCTCCCCCCGATGTCGTCACCGCGTCGGTCAAGCTGGCCGAGGCCCTGCGGGCGCGGGGCAAGAGCGCCGAGGCGTTGCCCCTCCTGCAGCGAGCCCTCGCCCTGGCGGACAAGGAGCTGGGCCGGGACTCCTCTGACAGTGCTTTCGCGCTGGCGGCCCTGGCGGACTGGTACCTGGCGGGCGGACAGCACCGGCAGGCGCTGGAGCACTACCAGCGGGCCCTGGCCATCGAGGAGAAGACGAACCCGCCGAAGCACCCGGATCTGTTCGGACCGCTGGCGGGTATCGGGAGGAGCCAGATGGCGCTCGGGGCGCCGGCCCAGGCGGTGGCTCCGCTGGAGCGGGCGCTGGAACTGGTGGACTCTCCGCGCATCGGGCCGGAGGAGGCGGCGGAGCTGCGCTTCCTGCTGGCCCGGGCCCTCTGGGACTCCGGAGGTGGGCAGGAGCGCGCGCGGGAGCTGGCCTCACGGGCGCGCGAGGTGCTCCAACAGGCCCACCAGGAGCCGGAGGCCGCTCGGGTGGCCGCCTGGCTGGAGGCTCACGGCGGCCGTTAG